One region of Gilliamella sp. ESL0405 genomic DNA includes:
- a CDS encoding glycosyltransferase — protein sequence MDVFPILTVIIPVYNTANYLKRCLDSVINQTINDIEIICINDGSTDDSLSILEKYQEIDHRIKIISKQNEGLSVARNVGISNASGKFITFVDSDDYIEINTYELALQHFNSDDIDAVYFSTNLVFESQCTDANQEKYYIHKYHGIISLTPEILKNMDVCAWNKIYKQELIKEYKISFPNGLLYEDNPFFWSYMLVSHKVYFMNEKLYNYTIRDNSIMGLTSKRKIEKLGKYNNGLDKLLCFEYLLKFIFKWNLFSKIEPILCDLFEKNLWDGLYYAKKNGRKKVLSKATDLVNKFQLLDFYPTNPFIISLYKKNYSRIENVNSLFLNLWQRMIGVWKTDKCYIICFLGIKIKVKTKPNKIKNN from the coding sequence ATGGATGTGTTTCCAATACTTACTGTGATTATACCTGTATATAATACAGCTAATTATTTAAAAAGATGTTTAGATAGCGTCATTAATCAAACAATAAATGATATTGAAATAATATGTATTAATGACGGATCTACCGATGATTCTTTATCTATTTTAGAAAAATATCAAGAAATAGATCATAGAATCAAAATCATTTCGAAACAAAATGAAGGTTTATCTGTAGCTAGAAATGTTGGTATATCAAATGCTTCAGGAAAATTTATTACATTTGTTGATTCTGACGATTATATCGAAATAAATACTTATGAATTAGCTCTCCAACACTTCAACTCAGATGATATAGATGCAGTTTATTTTTCAACTAATTTAGTATTTGAATCTCAATGTACTGATGCGAATCAGGAAAAATATTATATCCATAAATATCATGGGATTATTAGTTTAACTCCCGAGATTTTAAAAAATATGGATGTGTGTGCATGGAATAAAATTTACAAGCAAGAGCTTATAAAAGAATATAAAATCAGCTTTCCTAATGGTTTGTTATACGAAGACAATCCTTTTTTTTGGTCATACATGTTAGTTTCTCATAAAGTGTATTTTATGAATGAAAAGCTATATAACTACACGATACGAGATAATTCAATTATGGGATTAACCTCAAAAAGAAAAATTGAAAAATTAGGAAAATATAATAATGGATTAGACAAATTATTATGTTTTGAATATCTTTTAAAATTCATTTTCAAATGGAATTTATTTTCAAAAATTGAACCAATATTATGTGATTTATTTGAAAAAAATCTTTGGGATGGCCTTTATTATGCAAAAAAGAATGGCAGAAAAAAAGTATTATCCAAAGCAACGGATTTAGTAAATAAATTTCAATTACTTGATTTTTATCCTACAAATCCTTTTATTATTTCATTGTATAAAAAAAATTATTCCCGCATTGAAAATGTCAACTCTCTTTTTCTAAATCTTTGGCAAAGAATGATTGGGGTTTGGAAAACAGATAAATGCTACATAATTTGTTTTTTAGGAATAAAAATAAAAGTCAAAACTAAGCCTAACAAAATCAAAAATAACTAA
- a CDS encoding glycosyltransferase family 8 protein, which translates to MKSSYINFVLTGDNNYVAPLGVCMTSILLNLAENRRARFFVFVQGFTKDDKKRLEDVKKVRPCEIIFVEMEDYIHLFDCIDTSKFVLQYVNLVVYYRLLMLDILPDDVDKCFYIDGDMIIDSDLSYLYDKFDEENVMGAVVEILAMQYRDSILKHFMEWKDLKNFQNNPLKYPYFNAGFFLLNVKKAKELELFKKAFEFLDNHPNPPYADQDTLNYIVGQTHPHLLEHFPPSYNVFCDMHHDIDLYYDAFYDKKDIQEAFNHPRIYHYGGANKPWINRKVRFFYSVWWRYCHLSPWSDLPEPEPEEIYHEELINTTPNTNNSDEHKNLNNPNNSCSTFKLFNFIPLFKKKIKYNEKKYYFLGIRLYSKKQVNSYFKCYRILGLKFKKINLQKMFEFKIEDVKNVMNWHFQDSKNRADWLYDKLMHHVDCQLQGLRDDIHLAINNSDNPTNTMNDEYNQLLNSKFENIKNEINDINDKFIDIKNEFDLISKNSLENFASLNKNLETEVNKLVADNLDTKQSLTVRMQGLDKKISINNSVFITHQKTFLPYKNMFNGKEIAILATGPSLNHYVPIPNVIHIGVNRAYKFDKVDFDFLFIQDISGLKDEIANINQYGQGKCQKFYGDVLTMETCAIPESYLIKYGAKRYYTGGMHTPFVRDISSCLLPDFGSVVFAALAFALYTNPKKIYLVGCDCSEDGYFDDNKKSISPSLKGDLPNILQGWQNFKTFANHVYPDTEIVSVNPVGLKGLFQEIEVK; encoded by the coding sequence ATGAAAAGTAGTTATATAAATTTTGTTTTAACTGGTGATAATAATTATGTAGCTCCATTAGGTGTTTGTATGACTTCTATTCTGCTTAACCTAGCTGAGAATAGACGAGCACGTTTTTTTGTATTTGTTCAAGGTTTTACTAAAGATGATAAGAAGCGGCTTGAAGATGTAAAAAAAGTGAGGCCGTGCGAAATCATTTTTGTCGAGATGGAAGATTACATTCATCTTTTTGACTGTATCGATACTAGTAAATTTGTTTTGCAATATGTTAATCTTGTTGTTTATTATAGATTATTAATGCTAGATATATTACCAGATGATGTTGATAAATGTTTTTATATTGATGGTGATATGATTATTGATTCTGATCTTTCTTATTTATATGATAAGTTTGATGAAGAAAACGTTATGGGTGCTGTTGTTGAAATACTTGCTATGCAATATAGAGATAGTATTTTAAAACATTTTATGGAATGGAAAGATCTAAAAAATTTTCAGAATAATCCATTAAAATATCCTTATTTCAATGCTGGTTTCTTTTTATTAAATGTTAAAAAAGCAAAAGAATTAGAATTATTCAAAAAAGCTTTTGAATTTTTAGATAATCACCCAAATCCTCCGTACGCAGATCAAGATACACTTAATTATATTGTTGGTCAGACTCATCCACACTTATTAGAACATTTTCCTCCTTCATATAATGTGTTTTGTGATATGCATCACGACATTGATTTATACTATGATGCTTTTTACGATAAGAAAGATATCCAAGAAGCCTTCAATCATCCTAGGATCTATCACTATGGTGGAGCTAACAAGCCTTGGATAAATCGAAAAGTTAGATTTTTTTATTCAGTATGGTGGCGATATTGTCATTTATCTCCATGGTCAGATTTGCCAGAGCCTGAACCGGAAGAAATCTATCATGAGGAATTAATAAATACAACGCCAAATACAAATAATTCTGATGAGCATAAAAACCTTAATAATCCAAATAACTCATGTTCAACTTTTAAATTATTTAATTTTATTCCGCTGTTTAAGAAAAAGATTAAATATAATGAGAAAAAATATTACTTTTTAGGTATACGCTTGTATTCTAAGAAACAAGTAAATTCTTATTTCAAATGCTACCGAATTTTAGGACTGAAATTTAAAAAAATCAATTTGCAGAAAATGTTTGAATTCAAAATTGAAGATGTGAAAAACGTCATGAATTGGCATTTTCAAGACTCAAAAAATAGAGCTGATTGGTTATATGATAAATTGATGCATCATGTTGATTGTCAATTACAAGGATTGCGAGATGATATTCATTTAGCGATTAATAATTCTGATAATCCAACAAATACAATGAATGACGAATATAACCAATTATTAAATTCTAAATTTGAAAATATTAAAAATGAAATCAATGATATAAATGACAAATTTATTGACATTAAAAATGAGTTCGATTTGATATCAAAAAATAGTTTAGAAAATTTTGCTTCATTGAATAAAAACCTTGAAACTGAAGTTAATAAACTTGTAGCTGATAATTTAGATACAAAACAAAGTCTAACTGTTCGAATGCAGGGTTTAGATAAAAAAATAAGTATTAATAATTCTGTGTTTATCACTCATCAAAAAACTTTCTTACCATATAAAAATATGTTTAATGGTAAAGAAATTGCAATACTTGCTACAGGTCCATCTTTGAATCATTATGTACCTATCCCTAATGTGATCCACATTGGAGTAAATAGAGCGTACAAATTTGATAAAGTAGATTTTGATTTTTTATTTATCCAGGATATTTCCGGATTAAAAGATGAAATTGCAAACATAAATCAGTATGGCCAAGGTAAATGTCAGAAATTTTATGGCGATGTACTAACAATGGAAACTTGTGCAATACCTGAAAGCTATTTAATTAAATATGGTGCAAAGCGTTATTATACGGGTGGAATGCATACACCATTTGTGAGGGATATTTCTTCTTGCTTGTTACCGGATTTCGGTTCGGTGGTTTTTGCTGCTCTAGCATTTGCCCTATATACCAATCCTAAGAAAATTTATTTAGTTGGATGTGATTGTAGTGAAGATGGTTACTTTGATGATAATAAAAAATCAATATCACCTTCTTTAAAAGGTGATTTGCCAAATATTTTACAAGGTTGGCAAAATTTCAAAACCTTTGCTAATCATGTTTATCCAGATACTGAAATAGTTTCTGTTAACCCTGTAGGTTTGAAAGGATTATTTCAGGAAATTGAGGTAAAATAA